A single window of Narcine bancroftii isolate sNarBan1 chromosome 1, sNarBan1.hap1, whole genome shotgun sequence DNA harbors:
- the lsm8 gene encoding LSM8 homolog, U6 small nuclear RNA associated, whose translation MTSALENYINRTVAVVTADGRMIVGTLKGFDQTINLILDESHERVFSSQQGVEQVVLGLYIVRGDNVAVIGEIDEETDSALDLGNIRAEPLNSVVH comes from the exons GTACAGTTGCAGTGGTCACAGCAGATGGAAGAATGATTGTG GGTACATTGAAAGGATTTGATCAGACCATCAACCTAATCCTAGATGAAAGTCACGAGCGAGTATTCAGTTCACAACAAGGTGTGGAGCAAGTAGTACTTGGCTTGTACATAGTGCGAGGAGACAATGT GGCAGTGATTGGTGAAATAGATGAAGAAACAGATTCTGCTTTGGATCTGGGAAATATCAGAGCAGAACCTTTAAATTCTGTTGTACATTGA